AAGCACGTGTTTAAACATGTCAATGTCTTTGGCTGACGACAGTCCTAAGTTTCATGCCCTATGCAAGGAAAGTCACAGCATTTACACCTTCCTCGATTCTTTACACCAGGCCAGGCGATTCAGTGCCCACCCCAAAGGCAGAGCTCAAAGGTCTGAAGAAGTTCACAGGCGGCAGACAATTAAAGTCAGTTACAATAACATGATATTAAAGAGATCTTTCTACTGAAAGCacaaagcagatttgaatttagcagttAATCTCATGATACTGAAATTTCACACCAGTGTGATCGTACACATCTAAGGGTAACTTTACGTCTCAAATGGTGATCATTTGTAGAAGGCTTCTTTACAGTATGCCTTCATGTGTTTTTTAAGGTTTCCTTTTTGAGAAAAGtgttttccacactgttggcaggtgaacGGGTTTTCcccagtgtgaatcctcatgtGGACTACAAGGTTTCCTCTTCCAGCGAAACTCTTTCCGCACTGAGGGCAGGCGAAAGGCTTCTCTCctgtgtgaattctcatgtggccCTTAAGAGTTTGTTTAAGTCCAAAACTCCTTGCACACTGAGGGCAGGTGTAAGGCtgctctccagtatgaactctcatgtggtTTTTAAGGTTTGCTTTTCGCATTAAACTCATTCCACATAGTTTGCaggtgtaaggcttctctccagtgtgaccTCTAATGTGCCTGTTAAGGATTACTTTTTGAGTAAAACTTATTCCACATTGAGGGCATGTGTgaggcttttctccagtgtgaattctcatgtggtaATTAAGGTTTCCTTTTCTGTTGAAAcgttttccacactgttggcaggtgaaatGATTTGTAGTTTCAGTCTTTTGAGCTCTTTTTTGTGAGGATGTCTTTTCAGTATGTGAGCAACTAAATGATTTTTCTCCATTTATGAAATTATGGTTCTCATACTGATCTTTATCTTCCTTTTCATCGAGTTCTTGATTCTCCTTTTTCAGTGACATCAGGTCTAAGCCAAAAGAAGACAAATACAATTTAACACCAGTTTTAATGggacaaaacaacaaatataaaaaataaaaccaacagCATGTATGGTAGACCTTATATGCATTAAgcttaggggtgtgcgatattgacaaaaaataatatctcgATATTTTCTTGGACtttatcgataacgataattagacgttattgtgctggtatcttaaggactaccgtggacagctgactcctagtttttgatattcttcatgttctgtgtggtggtcagttcacactgatagaaattaatcttttccaataagtttaattagatttttaccttttatgggcatttttacctttataaagccatttttcaaAAAGTGTCCATTattttttgagtcaaattcttacatttaatcagtgaattagaataagacatttggTTGTTtccaagcaaattaaatcagtatcaataaagttcatctttgcaatgcagaggaaacagaagctgcatctgaagtgccGTTTAGATgtttttacacactgtttaatgcaaatcatatggaagcccgtttccgccacagaaaaagtcgcaattaccttgttttattttttattcactcacaattctgactttttttcctcccaattcgagatataaactcgcaattgcgaatTTCTctctcacaactctgactttctTGCACCATAAGAAACCACTCTCCGTGTAAGGCTTTGCAGTGCTTTGTTCAGTTTGCACCATCAAAATGAACTTTTGCGTCCTAAtatgatttttgaacaaacataaaaatgactcaTTCTCCATTTCGGTGTTTTGCGCTCTCGGTTGGACAGTACCATTACCGCCGGGCAGGGTGCGGGAGGGGGGAGGGGGGACGGCGCGCACAGCTTTCAGACACAAcattcttcatttctttatatttctgagTTTGAGGCAGCTTGTATcgcgttattttaacaacagctgtcaaATAGAGCGCGTATAAATACTGCGTAGCGATTAATGCATGAAGATTCTTACAAACAGCCCCATTAGCCTTTAATTTCAGACCCCCAAAATTTAGGGCTTGTAATTTACAATACATACAAATGAAAGCTATTGTAATGCattcattcaaattcaaataatagtgacttgactcaTCTTACAAATCGCTATCAATTTGTTGTTTGGGGAAATGTAAATCTGAACCAACATTAGTACAGCAGGGTGTCCCACAGGGGTCTGTGCTTGGGCCTATCTTGTTTAGCATTTATATGTTGCCTTTGGGTCAGATCATTTGTAAGTTTTGGTTAGGGTTTAATTTTTATGCCGATGATACTCAGATCTATCTCAGCACGCACCCTAATTCTATTCTTGCGGTTACAACGGTCATTGCTTGCTTGGGTGAGATAAAAGCCTAGATGCACATTAATTTTTCTCAAGATCATTGACTCAAAAACAGAACTTTTATGTGTCGGTATGCCAATGGttttacttaaattaaataGTTCTAACGTGATTACTGATTGTGACTTTGCTACCCCGTCTACCCAAGTACGCAATCTTGGCGTTATTTTTGACCCTCAACTATTGTTTGATGCCCATATCAAAATGGTttcaaaaactgcatttttccaccTGAGAAATATTGCTAGACTTCATCTTTCTCTATCAATGCCAGAT
The sequence above is drawn from the Onychostoma macrolepis isolate SWU-2019 chromosome 04, ASM1243209v1, whole genome shotgun sequence genome and encodes:
- the LOC131538793 gene encoding gastrula zinc finger protein XlCGF7.1-like, encoding MEFIKEEKIEETLKVKHEDTETQTKMVFIKEETEDMKIEETFRVKHEDTEEQTKMVFIKVESEDMKSEETLRVKQEDTEEQTDLMSLKKENQELDEKEDKDQYENHNFINGEKSFSCSHTEKTSSQKRAQKTETTNHFTCQQCGKRFNRKGNLNYHMRIHTGEKPHTCPQCGISFTQKVILNRHIRGHTGEKPYTCKLCGMSLMRKANLKNHMRVHTGEQPYTCPQCARSFGLKQTLKGHMRIHTGEKPFACPQCGKSFAGRGNLVVHMRIHTGENPFTCQQCGKHFSQKGNLKKHMKAYCKEAFYK